The Bacillota bacterium genome contains the following window.
GGCCAAGTGGGCCTACTCCGTCCTGGGCTGGGGTGGATACTGGGGCTGGGACCCGGTGGAGAATGCCTCGCTCGTGCCGTGGCTTTCCGGCATGGCTCTCCTTCACACACTTCTGATGCAGCTGAGGAGAGGCCGGATGCTCAGGACCAACATAGCCCTGGCCATAGTGACTCTCCTGCTCATAATCTACGGCACCTTCCTGACGAGAAGCGGGGTGCTCTCCGATTTCTCAGTCCACTCCTTTTCTGCCCTGGGCATCAACGCCTACCTTGTCGGGGCCCTCGCCATCATCACCATAGCCTCGGCTGGTCTGTTCATATACCGCCTGCCAAGCATGGCGAGAGCGCGTGGGTACTCCGAACCTTACGACAGCATGGTATCCCGAGACTTCGCGGTCTTCGCGACGGCTCTTCTGTTCGTCGGGTCTGCCGCCGTTATCCTGCTGGGGACGTCTGCCCCGCTTCTAACCAAGTTCACAGGCAACCCGTCCGCGGTCGGCACCTCGTTCTACAACATCACAAACGCCCCGTTCGGGTTCCTGCTCGCAATGCTGATGGGGATATGCCCGTTCCTGGCGTGGCGTTCTTCCGACTCTCGCCACATGGGGTGCCTGCTCGCAATCCCGGTCGCTGCCGCCGTCGTGCTCACGATCGTGGCCTTGGCGATGGGCGCGAGGGGCATCTGGTTCTTGGCCTTTCTCTTCGCCGCCTTCCTCAGCCTCGCCGCCAACATCCTCATGGTGGCGCGGGCGGCCCGGTCCGGCCTTCTCAGGATTGGAGGGTACATCACCCATGTGGGGGTGGCCTTGATCTTCATTGGCATCATCGCCACTTCGGCATATGACGACACCGTCAGGCTCAGCCTGACCATGGGTTCGCCGAAGCCGGTGTTTGGATATGAGATGACCTACACTGGGGCAGAACTGGAGGAGGACGGCGGCGTCCGCCTGGCGCTGGACGTGGCCCTGGGGGATAAGATGTTCCGCGCCGCGCCATATATACAGACTACCAGGCGCGGCCCCGTCCGGCGCCCATACATCCATTCCGCCCTCTACGAGGACCTGTATATCGCCCCTCTCGAGGCTTTCTCTTCTGGACCGGAGACACGCTCGAAAACGGAAGGGTCTGTCTCTGTGACCTTGTCGAAAGGGCAGTCGGCCACCGCGGCAGGGCTCACGGTCAGGTTCATCCGGTTCGACATGAGCCAGCATGCAGAGTCGCAGATGGCCGTCGGCGCCCAGCTCGAAGTGGTCACGTCTGACGGAAAGATCCTTGGAACCGCCACGCCGGTTCTGGCACTCACCCGGTCGGGCAAGTCTCATCAGGACGCGGTGCTAGCGACTCCCGTCGGCCCAGTGGCGTTTCACCTCGAGGCGATAGACGCAACGAACGGCACAGCCACCGTGCAGATTGTTCGCATGGTAGGAGAGGTGGAAGGGCAAACCGGCAAGCGTGACAGGCAGGTTACTGGGACGCCCGATGGGGAAAACCAGTCGCCGGCGGCCGCCGCAGCACCTCAGGCAGTCCTGGTCGAGGTGAGCCGCAAGCCTCTAGCGAACTCTCTATGGGTTGGGTCAATCCTTCTGCTGGCAGGCACGACCCTCGCGGTCATCCGCCGAGCACGGGGGATAGACTAGCGGGTGATGAGCGGCGAGCCTAATGACTCATTCGCGGCCTATGGCGTTCGCCCCAGCACTAATCTCAAACCCCTCGCGCCCTCACAATGTCCTTGACCTTCATCAGCCTGGTGAGGTTGCCGCGCTCCGCCTCGTCAAGCTTCATCGTGATGTACTTGGCGGATTCCCGGAGTTTAGGGATCAGCACGTACTCCAGGGCATTGACACGCCTTCGGGTCTTCTCTATCTCCAGGGCCAGAAGCTCGACGGACTTTTCCACCTCAGCCAGTTCCACGAGGCTTGGAAGCGATTCCGACAGAAGCCTGATCGCCCCGTCGAGCTCTGCCGAGGTGTAGGCGAACCCGTAGGGGTAGATGTCGGTCCTGTCCTCCTGCCCCCGGAAGCTCCACTGGAAATGCGGGACCTGCACGTTCATGATGTTCTTCTTGGACGCAGTGATGCTTATGCTCTCCTTCGGGTACATGAGGGCGCCTTCCACCGAGGCCTCGGACATCGCCCCCCGGGCCACCAGGAAAGCCGAAAATGCCTCCCCGAGCGCCCGGTCCACTTCCTCCCGGAGCTCCTTGTTCCGCCGTATCAGCTCCAGGAAATGGCGGAGCAGCTCGTCCAGTTTGTCCTTGAGGAGCTTGTGCCCTCTCGTGGCCATGGCCAGGCGCTTCTTCAGCCGAAGAAGCTGCATCCTGGTGGGGCTCACTCTGACTTCCATTCGCTACGCCTCCGCGGCCTCAGGATCTTGGTTCCGCAGGTACTTCTCGATGAAGGACTCCCTGACCCGCTTCAACTCGTCCACAGGCAGCATCCCGAGGAGTTCCCAGCCAAGGTTCAAGGTCTGCTCGATGGTCCTGTTCTCTTCTTCTCCCTGCCTGATGTAACGGCGCTCGAACTCGTCCGCGAACCTGGAGAAGATCTTGTCGACTTCGGAGAGGGCGGCCTCGCCCAGGATCACCGCGAGTTCCTTCGCCTCCTTGCCCCGGGCATAGGCGGCGTAGAGCTGGTTCATGGTGTCTGCGTGGTCCTCCCTGGTCTTGCCACGGCCAATGCCCTTGTCCTTCAGGCGCGACAAGGACGGCAGGATGTCTATAGGCGGGTAGATGCCCTTGCGGTGAAGCTCGCGGCTGAGCATGATCTGCCCCTCAGTGATGTATCCCGTAAGGTCAGGGATCGGATGGGTCTTGTCGTCCTCGGGCATCGTCAGGATCGGTATCTGAGTTATCGAGCCTTTCTTCCCCTTGATCCTCCCTGCCCGCTCATACATTGTGGCGAGGTCAGTGTAGAGGTAGCCGGGGTACCCACGCCGGCCCGGCACTTCTTTGCGGGCAGCCGACACCTCGCGCAGGGCCTCGCAGTAATTGGTCATGTCAGTCAAGATTACCAGGACGTGCATATCCTTCTCGTACGCCAGGTACTCTGCGGCGGTCAGGGCCATCCTGGGCGTAGAAATCCGCTCGATGGCAGGGTCATTGGCAAGGTTCATGAACATGACCGCACGCTCGATCGCACCTGTCCGTTTGAAGTCAGAGACGAAGTAGTCCGCCTCCTCGAAGGTAATGCCCATCGCCCCGAACACCACAGCGAACTGCTCGCCCGAGCCGAGAACCTTGGCTTGCCTCGCGATCTGCGCCGCCATCTGGGCGTGGGGCAGGCCAGCTCCGGAGAAGATGGGGAGCTTCTGTCCACGGACCAGAGTGTTGAGGCCGTCGATGGCAGAGATCCCAGTCTGGATGAATTCAGACGGGTAGTCCCGGGCGTAGGGGTTCACCGGCGCCGCGTTGATGTCGAGTCTCTGCTCGGGGATGATCTTCGGCCCGTTGTCCCTCGGCCGGCCCAGGCCATCAAAGACCCGCCCAAGCATCTCGGGGGACACGCCGAGCTCTATTCCGCGCCCGAGGAACCTGACGCGCCCGGCTCTCAGATCGAGACCCGCTGAGCCCTCGAAAAGCTGCACGAGTGCGTTGGTGCCGGAAGCCTCGAGGACGCGCCCTCGCCGGATTTCGTCCGAGGAGATCACGATCTCCACAAGCTCTCCGTACTTGACATCCTGCACCTGCTCGACGAGCATGAGAGGACCAGCGACTTCCCTTATGGTGAGGTACTCCTTAAGCAACGTCCTCGCCTCCCTCGGACGAGATCGCGCGGACTTCCGACCGGGCCTGTTCCGCCAGGGACCGGATCTCGTCCATGTGCGCCTCCTCGGTGTATTTCATCCGCCCTATCTTCCCGCGAACCGGTAGCCTGAGGAGGGTGTCGAGGTCCACCCCTTGCTCCACCGCCTCGCGCGCAGCGTGATCGAACTCCAGGATCGCGGCGAGCATGGCAGCTTGTTTCTCCAGGGAAGTATAGGTGTCGACCTCGTGGAACGCGTTTTGGTGGAGGAAGTCTTCCCTCAGGCTCTTGGCGGTCTCCAGAGTCAGCCTCTCACGGCTGGACAGGGCGTCGACCCCGACGAGCCGTACGATTTCTTCAAGCTCTGCCTCTTCCTGAAGAATCTTCATGGCCTCCCCGCGCATCTCGACGAAAGAGTCGCCGAGTCTCTCGCGCAGGCGTGCGTCGATCCGGTCCAGGTAGAGCGAATA
Protein-coding sequences here:
- the ccsA gene encoding cytochrome c biogenesis protein CcsA, with the translated sequence MSAWNLTVIGATVATAVALGLYGSVPGQSGRIRTARVRGARGAFLVSFAFLALASAALVAALLRHDFSLTYVYSYSSRDLPTVYLISAFWAGQEGTFLLWALFGAAVGTILMFTSRDHEPSVMSFFSAVQIALLVFLLKASPFQLMRVVRTDGAGLNPLLQNPWMAIHPPIVFVGYALSAAPFAWAMSALWNDDYTTWVRPGLAWTLGAWLFLGAGILIGAKWAYSVLGWGGYWGWDPVENASLVPWLSGMALLHTLLMQLRRGRMLRTNIALAIVTLLLIIYGTFLTRSGVLSDFSVHSFSALGINAYLVGALAIITIASAGLFIYRLPSMARARGYSEPYDSMVSRDFAVFATALLFVGSAAVILLGTSAPLLTKFTGNPSAVGTSFYNITNAPFGFLLAMLMGICPFLAWRSSDSRHMGCLLAIPVAAAVVLTIVALAMGARGIWFLAFLFAAFLSLAANILMVARAARSGLLRIGGYITHVGVALIFIGIIATSAYDDTVRLSLTMGSPKPVFGYEMTYTGAELEEDGGVRLALDVALGDKMFRAAPYIQTTRRGPVRRPYIHSALYEDLYIAPLEAFSSGPETRSKTEGSVSVTLSKGQSATAAGLTVRFIRFDMSQHAESQMAVGAQLEVVTSDGKILGTATPVLALTRSGKSHQDAVLATPVGPVAFHLEAIDATNGTATVQIVRMVGEVEGQTGKRDRQVTGTPDGENQSPAAAAAPQAVLVEVSRKPLANSLWVGSILLLAGTTLAVIRRARGID
- a CDS encoding V-type ATP synthase subunit B, translated to MLKEYLTIREVAGPLMLVEQVQDVKYGELVEIVISSDEIRRGRVLEASGTNALVQLFEGSAGLDLRAGRVRFLGRGIELGVSPEMLGRVFDGLGRPRDNGPKIIPEQRLDINAAPVNPYARDYPSEFIQTGISAIDGLNTLVRGQKLPIFSGAGLPHAQMAAQIARQAKVLGSGEQFAVVFGAMGITFEEADYFVSDFKRTGAIERAVMFMNLANDPAIERISTPRMALTAAEYLAYEKDMHVLVILTDMTNYCEALREVSAARKEVPGRRGYPGYLYTDLATMYERAGRIKGKKGSITQIPILTMPEDDKTHPIPDLTGYITEGQIMLSRELHRKGIYPPIDILPSLSRLKDKGIGRGKTREDHADTMNQLYAAYARGKEAKELAVILGEAALSEVDKIFSRFADEFERRYIRQGEEENRTIEQTLNLGWELLGMLPVDELKRVRESFIEKYLRNQDPEAAEA
- a CDS encoding V-type ATP synthase subunit D yields the protein MEVRVSPTRMQLLRLKKRLAMATRGHKLLKDKLDELLRHFLELIRRNKELREEVDRALGEAFSAFLVARGAMSEASVEGALMYPKESISITASKKNIMNVQVPHFQWSFRGQEDRTDIYPYGFAYTSAELDGAIRLLSESLPSLVELAEVEKSVELLALEIEKTRRRVNALEYVLIPKLRESAKYITMKLDEAERGNLTRLMKVKDIVRARGV